One Glycine max cultivar Williams 82 chromosome 3, Glycine_max_v4.0, whole genome shotgun sequence DNA window includes the following coding sequences:
- the LOC100818918 gene encoding patellin-6, with translation MMDTTSSPLSLQTQKTTFQELPEASPKPYKKGIVATLMGGGLFKEDNYFVSLLRSSEKKALQELKTKLKASFEDSPSDASMWGIPLLGGDDKADVILLKFLRARDFRVGDAHHMLMKCLSWRKEFGADTILEEEFLGLKELEGVVAYMQGYDKEGHPVCYNAYGVFKDKEMYERVFGDDEKLKKFLRWRVQVLERGIKVLHFKPGGVNSLIQVTDLKDMPKRELRVASNQILSLFQDNYPEMVARKIFINVPWYFSMLYSMFSPFLTQRTKSKFVISKEGNAAETLYKFMRPEDIPVQYGGLNRPSDLQNGPPKPASEFTIKGGEKVNIQIEGIEAGATITWDIVVGGWDLEYSAEFVPNAEGSYTIAVEKPRKMGASEEAIHNSFTSKESGKMVLSADNTASRRKKVAAYRYFVRKSSTI, from the exons ATGATGGACACCACTTCATCCCCTTTGTCCCTCCAAACCCAAAAAACCACCTTCCAAGAACTTCCAGAAGCTTCTCCCAAGCCATACAAGAAGGGCATAGTAGCAACCTTAATGGGAGGAGGTTTATTCAAAGAAGACAACTACTTTGTGTCCCTTCTGAGATCCTCAGAGAAAAAAGCCCTTCAGGAGCTGAAAACCAAGCTCAAAGCTTCATTTGAAGACTCTCCCTCTGATGCATCCATGTGGGGAATTCCCCTCCTTGGAGGTGATGACAAAGCTGACGTCATTCTCCTCAAGTTCCTAAGAGCAAGGGACTTCAGGGTTGGTGATGCACACCACATGCTTATGAAGTGTCTATCTTGGAGGAAGGAGTTTGGTGCTGACACAATCTTGGAAGAGGAATTTTTAGGCTTGAAGGAGCTTGAAGGGGTGGTGGCATACATGCAAGGGTATGACAAAGAGGGTCACCCTGTGTGCTACAATGCCTATGGGGTCTTCAAGGACAAGGAAATGTATGAGAGGGTCTTTGGTGATGATGAAAAGCTGAAGAAATTCTTAAGGTGGAGGGTTCAGGTTCTTGAGAGGGGCATCAAGGTGCTTCATTTCAAGCCTGGTGGGGTCAATTCCCTCATTCAGGTCACAGACCTCAAGGACATGCCAAAGAGGGAGCTTAGGGTGGCATCCAACCAGATCCTCTCCTTGTTCCAAGACAACTACCCGGAAATGGTGGCTCGCAAG ATTTTCATCAACGTGCCTTGGTACTTCAGTATGTTGTATTCAATGTTTAGTCCGTTTCTGACTCAGAGAACCAAGAGCAAGTTTGTGATCTCTAAGGAAGGAAATGCTGCCGAGACACTCTACAA ATTTATGAGACCTGAAGACATTCCTGTTCAGTATGGAGGACTGAATCGGCCCAGTGATTTGCAGAATGGTCCCCCAAAACCTGCATCTGAGTTCACAATCAAAGGAGGAGAGAAAGTGAACATACAAATAGAAGGAATTGAG GCTGGTGCAACTATCACATGGGACATTGTAGTGGGAGGGTGGGACTTGGAATACAGTGCTGAGTTTGTGCCAAATGCTGAAGGAAGCTACACCATAGCTGTTGAGAAGCCAAGGAAAATGGGGGCATCAGAAGAAGCAATCCACAACTCATTCACATCAAAAGAATCTGGCAAAATGGTACTCTCGGCTGACAACACTGCCTCAAGGAGGAAAAAGGTTGCTGCATATCGCTACTTTGTCCGCAAAAGCAGCACCATTTGA